A DNA window from Pseudodesulfovibrio thermohalotolerans contains the following coding sequences:
- the argC gene encoding N-acetyl-gamma-glutamyl-phosphate reductase, protein MSQIIKAGLVGVTGYTGMELARLMIHHSSMELVRATSRSEAGKKLADIYPFLNRLPLGELVITQPDAADLAEECDVVFLAVPHKTAMEIAAELLEAGVKVVDLSADFRIDDKDTYEAWYKVEHTRADLLGEAVYGLPELYLDKIMGARLIANPGCYPTSSILGLAPALSAGLIETGDIVIDAKSGASGAGRGAKVPNLFCEVADSFKAYGLPSHRHTPEIEQEISKLAGTDLTVSFNTHLLPIDRGILSTIYTRLKGETSLEEVRQVYTDFYSDKPLVRVLPEGQLPETRFVRGTVFCDIGLVVDPRTGRLIILSAIDNLCRGASGQALMNANLICGLDIDEGVPMAPMMP, encoded by the coding sequence ATGTCTCAGATCATCAAGGCCGGGCTGGTGGGCGTCACCGGCTACACCGGCATGGAATTGGCCCGGCTCATGATACACCACTCCTCCATGGAGCTGGTCAGGGCCACCTCCCGGTCCGAAGCGGGCAAGAAGCTCGCCGATATCTATCCCTTCCTCAACCGGCTGCCGCTGGGCGAACTGGTCATCACCCAGCCCGACGCGGCCGATCTGGCCGAGGAATGCGACGTGGTCTTCCTGGCCGTTCCCCACAAGACCGCCATGGAGATCGCCGCCGAGCTGCTCGAAGCGGGTGTGAAGGTGGTTGACCTCTCCGCCGATTTCCGCATCGACGACAAGGACACCTACGAGGCGTGGTACAAGGTGGAACATACCCGCGCCGACCTGCTCGGAGAAGCGGTTTACGGCCTGCCCGAGCTGTACCTCGACAAGATCATGGGCGCGCGGCTCATCGCCAACCCCGGCTGCTACCCGACCTCTTCCATCCTCGGCCTGGCCCCGGCCCTGTCCGCAGGGCTCATCGAGACCGGCGACATCGTCATCGACGCCAAGTCCGGCGCTTCGGGCGCGGGACGCGGGGCCAAGGTGCCCAACCTCTTCTGCGAGGTGGCCGACTCGTTCAAGGCCTACGGCCTGCCCTCCCACCGGCACACTCCCGAGATCGAGCAGGAAATTTCCAAGCTGGCCGGAACCGACCTCACGGTTTCCTTCAACACCCACCTGCTGCCCATCGACCGGGGCATCCTGTCCACCATCTACACCCGGCTCAAGGGCGAGACCTCCCTGGAGGAGGTGCGCCAAGTCTATACCGACTTCTATTCGGACAAGCCGCTGGTCCGCGTGCTGCCCGAGGGCCAGTTGCCCGAGACCCGATTCGTGCGCGGCACGGTCTTCTGCGACATCGGCCTGGTGGTCGATCCCCGCACCGGCAGACTGATTATCCTGTCGGCCATCGACAACCTTTGTCGAGGAGCGTCCGGCCAGGCGTTGATGAACGCCAACCTGATCTGCGGACTGGACATTGACGAAGGGGTGCCCATGGCTCCGATGATGCCCTAG
- a CDS encoding nitroreductase family protein encodes MEFNEILERRRAINFFDPTRDVPEDLLRTVLAEAGQAPSSFNLQPWKIKIVRDPTRKAALRALAFDQPKVTEAPVVLIVLGDRAGWQAGNPTLEGHFEHNLKPEQRDWLINTAKALYGDTPDASLAFAAKNAGLFAMSFMFAACAHGLDTHPMDGFDREAVRKEFDIPDNYWIPMLIAVGHRTPDLQLHPKAWRQSVDDMILK; translated from the coding sequence ATGGAATTCAACGAGATCCTTGAACGACGCAGGGCCATCAACTTTTTCGACCCCACCCGGGACGTACCCGAGGACCTGCTGCGCACCGTCCTGGCCGAGGCCGGACAGGCCCCGTCCAGCTTCAACCTCCAGCCGTGGAAGATTAAAATCGTCCGCGATCCGACGCGCAAGGCGGCGTTGCGGGCCCTGGCCTTCGATCAGCCCAAGGTGACCGAGGCCCCGGTGGTGCTCATCGTTCTGGGCGACCGCGCGGGCTGGCAGGCAGGCAACCCCACCTTGGAAGGCCACTTCGAGCACAACCTCAAACCGGAACAGCGCGACTGGTTAATCAACACCGCCAAGGCCCTGTACGGCGACACCCCGGACGCTTCCTTGGCCTTTGCCGCCAAGAACGCGGGCCTGTTCGCCATGTCCTTCATGTTCGCCGCCTGCGCCCACGGGCTGGACACCCACCCCATGGACGGCTTCGACCGCGAGGCCGTGCGCAAGGAATTCGACATCCCGGACAACTACTGGATTCCCATGCTCATCGCCGTGGGGCACCGCACCCCCGACCTCCAGTTGCATCCCAAGGCATGGCGGCAATCCGTGGACGACATGATCCTGAAATAA
- a CDS encoding 4Fe-4S ferredoxin — protein MKTRPYSGWITRLFILTVASLTFTGFMQMPLAKRYALTTIPGMAWTGDFFLVHKIHYVLGAVLLFLAALVAVNWLRSWKNKLALTGLGLARVIVVGGLILSGALRVYRNLPGVTLDPLYIVTIEWVHLSLVMVLGVLAIAALVRRTSAYAVRK, from the coding sequence ATGAAGACTAGACCCTATTCCGGCTGGATCACCCGGCTGTTCATTCTGACCGTGGCCTCCCTGACCTTTACCGGGTTCATGCAGATGCCGCTGGCCAAGCGATACGCCCTGACCACCATTCCGGGCATGGCCTGGACCGGCGACTTCTTCCTGGTCCACAAGATTCATTACGTCCTCGGGGCCGTGCTCCTTTTCCTCGCGGCTCTGGTCGCGGTCAATTGGCTCAGGAGCTGGAAGAACAAGCTCGCCCTGACCGGCCTGGGGCTGGCCCGCGTCATCGTGGTCGGCGGCCTGATTCTTTCTGGCGCGCTGCGCGTCTATCGCAACCTTCCCGGCGTGACCCTGGACCCGCTCTACATCGTGACCATCGAGTGGGTGCACCTCTCTCTGGTCATGGTCCTGGGCGTTCTGGCGATCGCCGCCCTGGTCCGCAGAACATCGGCCTACGCCGTGCGAAAATAG
- a CDS encoding 4Fe-4S dicluster domain-containing protein: MSEKKHGPGTISRRGFLKTLGVGGAGALIPAAPVLAAQERVPSPSDGELATLLDLSKCIGCGACVEACRESNASKFPEPVKPFPEMLPSRRAKPEDWSDLRDVDDRLTPYNWLFLQNAVVEYEGESYDINIPRRCMHCQNPPCANLCPFGAANKQVNGLTRISPDLCMGGAKCRAVCPWNIPQRQSGVGLYRHLMPRLAGNGVMYKCDRCYQLLDKGALPACIEVCPEDVQIIGPRDEIVAKAKAMAKEKGWFIYGLEENGGTNTLYLSPVPFELIDQAIDKDSGRGTGKGAKAKGPGKGVKNALGPGKPHMGPVEDVMADETKLATAALVAPVAGIAAGVLGLGAKLLNNDGEDGHED, encoded by the coding sequence ATGTCAGAGAAAAAACATGGGCCGGGAACCATAAGCCGTCGCGGGTTCCTCAAGACCCTGGGCGTGGGAGGAGCCGGAGCCCTTATCCCGGCCGCCCCGGTCCTGGCTGCGCAGGAGCGTGTGCCGTCGCCTTCGGACGGCGAACTGGCCACCCTGCTGGATCTGTCCAAATGTATCGGCTGCGGCGCTTGCGTTGAGGCGTGCCGCGAATCCAACGCATCCAAATTCCCGGAGCCGGTAAAGCCGTTCCCGGAGATGCTTCCGTCCCGCCGGGCCAAGCCCGAGGACTGGTCGGACCTGCGCGATGTGGACGACCGTCTGACCCCCTACAATTGGCTTTTTCTGCAAAACGCCGTGGTGGAATACGAGGGAGAGTCCTACGACATCAACATACCTCGGCGGTGTATGCACTGCCAGAATCCCCCCTGCGCCAACCTGTGCCCCTTCGGCGCGGCCAACAAGCAGGTCAACGGCCTGACCCGCATCAGCCCGGACCTGTGCATGGGCGGAGCGAAATGCCGCGCCGTGTGCCCGTGGAACATTCCCCAACGTCAGTCCGGCGTGGGATTGTACCGTCACCTCATGCCGCGTCTGGCGGGCAACGGCGTCATGTACAAATGCGACCGCTGTTATCAGCTCCTGGACAAGGGCGCGCTGCCCGCGTGCATCGAGGTCTGTCCGGAGGACGTTCAGATCATCGGCCCGCGCGACGAGATCGTGGCCAAGGCCAAGGCGATGGCCAAGGAAAAGGGTTGGTTCATCTACGGGCTTGAGGAGAACGGCGGAACCAATACATTGTATTTGTCCCCGGTGCCGTTTGAACTCATCGACCAGGCCATAGACAAGGACTCCGGCCGGGGAACCGGCAAGGGGGCGAAGGCCAAGGGACCCGGCAAGGGCGTGAAGAACGCGCTCGGCCCCGGCAAACCGCATATGGGGCCGGTCGAGGACGTCATGGCCGACGAGACAAAATTGGCCACGGCCGCGCTCGTCGCCCCGGTTGCGGGCATCGCCGCCGGAGTGCTCGGCCTGGGGGCCAAGCTCCTGAACAACGACGGGGAGGACGGCCATGAAGACTAG
- a CDS encoding citrate synthase, giving the protein MLKDDKCACGKTAKLIIDDQTFELPVIVGTENEHAIDITSLRSETGYITFDPGYANTGSCKSNVTFVDGENGILRYRGYPIEDLAAHGTFIETAYLLIFGELPTRAQRQKFRDLLSEQELLHEGLRHHFEGFPSTGHPMAILSAVINAQGCYHPDLLEISSKEDFLRAAAKIISKVRTIAAWSYRKAQGLPFMYPDPKLSYCRNFLHMMHSIPHRQFEPTDAEVRALTLFFLLHADHEQNCSCSTVRMVQSTEANLFASVSAGICALWGRLHGGANAGVIQMLEEIHEGGTSIPEYIEKVKRKECKLMGFGHRIYKSFDPRAKILRKAAHDMLESTGHDDPLLDIALELAEAAMSDDYFIERKLYPNVDFYSGIILRTLNIPVNMFTVMFAIGRMPGWIAHWYEAYADGTTKIHRPRQIYTGREPRTYIPLDSRL; this is encoded by the coding sequence ATGCTCAAAGACGACAAATGCGCCTGCGGCAAAACCGCCAAACTCATCATCGACGACCAGACCTTCGAGCTGCCCGTCATCGTCGGCACCGAGAACGAACACGCCATCGACATCACTTCCCTGCGAAGCGAGACCGGATACATCACCTTTGATCCGGGTTACGCCAACACCGGCTCGTGCAAGAGCAACGTGACCTTCGTGGACGGCGAAAACGGCATCCTGCGCTACCGGGGCTACCCCATCGAGGACCTGGCCGCACACGGAACGTTCATCGAAACCGCCTACCTGCTCATCTTCGGCGAGCTGCCCACCAGGGCCCAGCGCCAGAAATTCCGCGACCTCCTGAGCGAACAGGAACTGCTGCACGAAGGCTTGAGGCACCACTTCGAAGGATTCCCGTCCACCGGACACCCCATGGCCATCCTGTCCGCCGTCATCAACGCCCAGGGCTGCTACCATCCCGATCTGCTGGAGATATCCTCCAAGGAGGACTTCCTGCGGGCCGCGGCGAAAATCATTTCCAAGGTGCGGACCATCGCGGCCTGGTCATACCGCAAGGCGCAGGGGCTGCCGTTCATGTACCCCGACCCGAAGCTCTCCTACTGCCGAAACTTCCTGCACATGATGCACTCCATCCCGCACCGCCAGTTCGAGCCCACGGACGCCGAGGTGAGAGCCCTGACCCTCTTCTTCCTGCTCCATGCCGACCACGAGCAGAACTGCTCCTGCTCCACCGTGCGTATGGTCCAGTCCACCGAGGCCAACCTGTTCGCCTCGGTCTCGGCCGGAATCTGCGCCCTGTGGGGACGCCTCCACGGCGGGGCCAACGCGGGCGTCATCCAGATGCTCGAAGAGATTCACGAGGGCGGGACGTCCATCCCCGAGTACATCGAAAAGGTCAAAAGGAAGGAATGCAAGCTCATGGGCTTCGGCCACCGCATTTACAAATCCTTCGACCCCCGCGCCAAGATACTGCGCAAGGCCGCCCACGACATGCTCGAATCCACGGGCCACGACGATCCGCTGCTGGACATCGCCCTGGAGCTGGCCGAAGCTGCCATGAGCGACGACTACTTCATCGAGCGCAAACTGTACCCCAATGTGGACTTCTACTCCGGCATCATCCTGCGCACCCTGAACATCCCGGTGAACATGTTCACGGTGATGTTCGCCATCGGCCGCATGCCCGGCTGGATCGCCCATTGGTACGAGGCCTACGCGGACGGCACCACCAAGATTCACCGCCCGCGCCAGATTTACACGGGTCGCGAGCCCCGGACCTACATTCCCCTGGATTCCAGACTGTAA
- a CDS encoding NAD kinase: MNTPKRIKKIACVASNSPRAQEGLRQLAECHDLVPADEADALVALGGDGFMLQTMHDYMDTGIPIYGMNRGTIGFLMNRFEPDGLLERLNRTQGLILNPLVMTATTAEGQTCSALAFNEVALHRYSQQSANIRVCINGRERLDKLVCDGIMVATPAGSTAYNLSAHGPIIPLGSNVLALTPVSPFRPRRWNGALLPHSAEVVFDILDPGRRPVGAAADSFEVRDVARVRVVEDHSRPATVLFDPDHSLEERIFNEQFVH, from the coding sequence ATGAACACTCCGAAAAGAATCAAAAAAATCGCCTGCGTGGCCTCGAACTCGCCCAGGGCGCAAGAAGGCCTCAGGCAACTTGCCGAATGCCACGACCTGGTCCCGGCCGACGAAGCCGACGCCCTGGTGGCGTTGGGCGGCGACGGCTTCATGCTCCAGACCATGCACGACTACATGGACACGGGCATCCCCATCTATGGCATGAACCGGGGCACCATCGGCTTCCTGATGAACCGTTTCGAGCCGGACGGGCTCCTGGAACGGCTCAACCGGACCCAGGGGCTCATTCTCAACCCCCTGGTCATGACCGCGACCACCGCCGAGGGGCAGACCTGCTCGGCCCTGGCCTTCAACGAGGTGGCCCTGCACCGCTATTCGCAGCAGTCGGCCAACATCCGGGTGTGCATCAACGGACGCGAACGGCTGGACAAACTCGTCTGCGACGGCATCATGGTGGCCACCCCTGCCGGATCGACAGCCTACAACCTGTCGGCCCACGGTCCGATCATCCCGCTCGGGTCCAACGTCCTGGCCCTAACCCCGGTCAGCCCGTTCCGCCCCCGGCGATGGAACGGCGCGCTCCTGCCCCACTCTGCCGAAGTGGTGTTCGACATCCTCGACCCCGGACGCAGGCCCGTGGGAGCGGCCGCCGACTCGTTCGAGGTACGCGATGTGGCACGGGTGCGCGTGGTCGAAGACCACTCCCGCCCCGCCACGGTCCTGTTCGACCCCGATCACTCCCTGGAAGAGCGAATATTCAACGAACAATTCGTCCACTGA
- a CDS encoding DEAD/DEAH box helicase, translating to MENDNLHPENGTDTPENGPAPITFETLPDTLRRACDRAGWDKLMPVQERAIPFLLDNQDVMVQARTGSGKTGAFVLPLMEKLDPTRHTCQALVMVPTRELAKQVAQEARMLAGDELKVVAVYGGVGYKEQLDAFREGANLVVGTPGRILDHLMRRNLTLDDLRVLIFDEADRMLSVGFYPDMVEVKRYLPRNIDGAFMFSATFPPSVLRLAEEFMYKPEFLSLSSDETNVSAISHQFVEVPAMGKERKLIKLIELENPSSAIIFSNTKRNVEFIAALLAQFGFDAEGLTSDLTQNKRERLMTRIKEGKLRFLVATDVAARGIDIPELSHVFMMEPPEDPESYVHRAGRTGRAGATGTAITLVDVIQRIELERIASRFKIHFEEIKDPTDDDVTAIIGERLTAILEKRFRKLTNLQQERVSRFLPIAKNYAEHEDSLSLLAMLLDELYQPTLHGKPAEPDTAPEPQRERPARNRGGRKRNPESAPREQRQAKPARDEDSDEFPAAKEQSRPPKAKGKRPAKPESKRPAKPEGKRPADPAESAEPPKPAKPSKPVEARESAPADGEDGAPKARPKRRRRRRKRKPSGN from the coding sequence ATGGAAAACGACAATCTGCATCCCGAAAACGGGACCGACACCCCGGAAAACGGCCCTGCGCCGATAACATTCGAAACCCTGCCCGATACGCTTCGGCGGGCCTGCGACCGCGCCGGATGGGACAAGCTCATGCCGGTCCAGGAACGCGCCATACCCTTCCTCCTCGACAATCAGGACGTCATGGTCCAGGCCCGGACCGGCTCCGGCAAAACCGGCGCATTCGTCCTGCCGCTCATGGAAAAGCTCGACCCGACACGGCACACCTGCCAGGCTCTGGTCATGGTTCCCACCCGCGAACTCGCCAAACAGGTCGCCCAGGAGGCGCGGATGCTGGCCGGCGACGAGCTCAAGGTGGTGGCCGTGTACGGCGGCGTGGGCTACAAGGAACAGCTCGACGCCTTCCGCGAAGGTGCGAACCTGGTTGTCGGAACCCCCGGCCGCATTCTTGACCACCTCATGCGCCGCAACCTGACCCTCGACGACCTGCGCGTGCTCATCTTCGACGAAGCGGACCGGATGCTCTCCGTGGGCTTCTACCCGGACATGGTCGAGGTGAAACGGTATCTGCCCCGCAACATCGACGGGGCCTTCATGTTCTCGGCCACCTTCCCGCCCAGCGTGTTGCGCCTGGCCGAAGAGTTCATGTACAAGCCGGAATTTCTGAGCCTTTCATCAGACGAAACCAACGTCTCCGCCATCTCCCACCAGTTTGTGGAGGTTCCGGCCATGGGCAAGGAGCGCAAGCTCATCAAGCTCATCGAACTGGAAAATCCCTCCTCGGCCATCATTTTCTCCAACACCAAGCGGAACGTGGAGTTCATCGCCGCCCTGCTGGCCCAGTTCGGGTTCGACGCGGAAGGGCTGACATCGGACCTGACCCAGAACAAGCGCGAGCGGCTCATGACCCGCATCAAGGAAGGCAAGCTCCGCTTCCTGGTGGCCACTGACGTTGCCGCGCGAGGCATCGACATCCCGGAGCTGTCCCACGTGTTCATGATGGAGCCGCCCGAGGACCCCGAGTCCTACGTGCACCGCGCGGGCCGCACCGGCCGCGCCGGGGCCACGGGCACGGCCATCACCCTGGTGGACGTCATTCAGCGGATCGAACTGGAGCGCATCGCCTCCCGGTTCAAGATTCACTTTGAAGAGATCAAGGACCCTACCGATGACGATGTGACCGCCATCATCGGGGAACGGCTGACCGCCATCCTTGAAAAAAGATTCCGCAAGCTGACCAACCTCCAACAGGAGCGGGTCTCCCGCTTCCTGCCCATCGCCAAGAATTACGCTGAGCATGAGGACTCCCTTTCCCTGCTGGCCATGCTCCTGGACGAGTTGTACCAGCCCACACTGCACGGCAAGCCCGCCGAGCCCGACACCGCCCCCGAACCGCAGCGCGAACGGCCCGCCCGCAATCGCGGCGGGCGCAAACGCAACCCCGAGAGCGCGCCCAGGGAACAACGCCAGGCCAAACCCGCCCGGGACGAGGATTCCGACGAATTCCCGGCGGCCAAGGAACAGTCCCGTCCGCCCAAGGCCAAGGGCAAACGCCCGGCCAAGCCCGAGAGCAAACGCCCGGCCAAGCCCGAAGGCAAGCGCCCGGCCGACCCCGCTGAATCCGCCGAGCCTCCCAAGCCCGCCAAGCCTTCCAAGCCCGTCGAAGCGCGGGAAAGCGCTCCGGCTGACGGTGAGGACGGCGCTCCCAAGGCCAGACCCAAGCGGCGCAGGCGCAGAAGAAAGCGCAAGCCTTCCGGCAACTAG
- a CDS encoding HD-GYP domain-containing protein, translating into MPDRGKQTVLVVDDVPANLDLLVETLKDEYRVLAALNGREALNLVRTSPPDIILLDVMMPHMDGYTVCRTLKADLRSQNIPVIFVTARDQESDQTMGFEVGGVDYITKPVSPAVVLARVRTHLALHNQSLDLERKVAERSRDLYETRLQIIRRLCVAAEYKDSETGLHIIRMSGYCRVLALAAGLDREAADLLYSAAPMHDVGKIGIPDHILTKPERLNPEEWEIMKTHTTIGAKILGEHDNRLMVTARRIALTHHERWDGSGYPAGLSGEDIPLEGRIVALADVFDALTSIRPYKAAWPVDKAWSYIGEQRGRHFDPRLTDHFLDNLDAILKIRENVGDDVPDE; encoded by the coding sequence ATGCCGGACAGGGGCAAACAAACCGTGCTGGTGGTGGATGACGTACCAGCGAATCTCGATCTGCTCGTGGAGACCCTCAAGGACGAGTATCGGGTCCTGGCCGCGCTCAACGGGCGGGAGGCGTTGAATCTTGTCCGTACGAGCCCGCCGGATATCATTCTTTTGGACGTCATGATGCCCCACATGGACGGCTACACCGTCTGTCGGACGCTGAAGGCGGACCTGCGTTCCCAAAATATCCCGGTCATTTTCGTCACGGCCCGGGATCAGGAGTCGGATCAGACCATGGGGTTCGAGGTTGGCGGCGTGGATTACATTACCAAGCCGGTCAGCCCGGCCGTGGTCCTGGCCCGCGTGCGCACTCATCTCGCCCTGCACAATCAAAGCCTGGATCTGGAGCGCAAGGTAGCCGAGCGTTCCCGCGATCTCTACGAGACCAGGCTGCAGATCATCCGCAGGCTCTGCGTTGCCGCCGAATACAAGGACAGCGAGACAGGCCTGCATATCATCCGCATGAGCGGCTATTGCCGGGTCCTGGCCCTGGCTGCCGGGCTGGACCGGGAGGCCGCTGACCTCCTCTACAGCGCCGCGCCCATGCATGACGTGGGCAAGATCGGCATCCCCGACCACATCCTCACAAAGCCCGAGCGTCTCAATCCCGAAGAGTGGGAAATCATGAAGACCCATACGACCATCGGGGCAAAGATTCTCGGCGAGCACGACAACCGGCTCATGGTCACGGCCCGGCGAATCGCCCTGACGCATCACGAGCGATGGGACGGATCGGGGTATCCAGCCGGGCTGTCAGGAGAGGATATTCCCCTGGAAGGACGCATCGTGGCCCTGGCCGATGTGTTCGACGCGCTGACCTCGATACGGCCATACAAGGCCGCCTGGCCCGTGGACAAGGCGTGGAGCTATATCGGCGAGCAACGGGGCAGGCATTTCGATCCGCGTCTCACGGATCATTTCCTCGACAATCTGGACGCCATTCTCAAGATCAGGGAGAACGTGGGCGACGACGTGCCCGACGAATAG